One Isoptericola dokdonensis DS-3 genomic window, CTGGATGGCCCACACGAGGTGGACGACGGCGTCGGCCCCGGCGAGCGCCTCGTCGAGGCTCGCGTCGCGGGTGCTGGTGTCGGCGAGGTCGGCGCGCACCCACTCGGCGGTGTCGAACGGCGGCCCCACGGTGCTGGACCCGTCTGCGCGGGGCACGCGCCGGGCGACCCCCACGATCGAGGTCACGGCGGGTTCGTCGACGAGCGCCCGCAGGATGGACGTCCCGACGTTCCCGGTGGCACCTACGACGACGACGCGCATGGGGTGACGCTATCGGCGCGTCCGGGGTGGCGCACGACGACGGTCCAGCGGTGCACCCTGTGCACCTGCGACCGGTGGCCTGGCCTGGGAACACGCCCTGCTCGCGGACGGTGCGGCGGCCCGAGCGACGGGCGGTGGCAGAATCGCCCCGTGCCTGCCCAGTCGACGACCACCCCGGACGGACCCGCCGCGAACGCTGACGTGCCGAGCGTCGAGGACGCGAGGGCTGCGGCGCTCGCGGCCCAGCAGGAGGCCGAACGGGAGGCGCAGCAGGCCGCTGCCGACGCCCGCGAGGCGGTGGCGGCGGCGTTGCGCACGGTGATGACGGGCACGGTCGACACGACGACGCGCCGTCGGGCCGAGTACTCGACGGACGCCTCGAACTACCGGGTGGTGCCTGAGGTCGTGGCGTACCCGACGTCGACGGACGACGTGCTGGCGGCACTGGAGGTGCTGCGCGAGCTGAAGGTGCCGGTGACGGCGCGCGGCGCGGGGACGTCGGTGGCGGGGAACTCGATCGGCCCGGGCGCGGTGCTGGACTTCTCCCAGCACCTGCACACCGTGCACGAGGTGGATCCCGAGGCGCGGACGGCGGTCGTGGACCCGGGCGTGGTGATGTCGTCGTTGCAGCGGGAGGCGGCGCCGCACGGGCTGCGGTTCGGCCCGGACCCGTCGACGCAGAACCGGGCGACGCTCGGCGGGATGATCGGCAACAACGCGTGCGGCCCGCACGCCGTGGCGTACGGGCGGACGGCGGACAACGTGGTCGCCCTGGACGTGGTGGACGGCCGGGGCCGCCGCTTCACGGCGGGCAAGGGGGACGCGACGTTCGCGCAGGTCCCGGGTCTGGCGGACCTGGTGCGCGCGAACCTGGCGCTGATCCGCACGGAGTTCGGCCGGTTCGGCCGGCAGGTGTCGGGGTACTCGCTGGAGCATCTGCTGCCCGAGAACGGGTCGAACCTGGCTCGGATGCTGGTGGGCACGGAGGGCACGCTGGTCACGCTGCTGGGCGCGACGCTGGAGCTGGTGCCGGTGCCGAAGGCGCCGACCCTGGTGGTCCTCGGGTACGCGGACATGCCGTCGGCCGCCGACGACGTGCCGGTGCTGCTGCGCCACGACCCGCTGGCGATCGAGGGTCTGGACGCGCGGCTGGTCGACGTGGTGCGGCGGGCGAAGGGTGCGGACGCGGTGCCGGCGCTGCCGGAGGGTGCGGGCTGGCTGATGATCGAGGTGGGCGGCACGTCGCCGGGGGAGGCGCGCGAGGTCGCCGAGATGATCGTGGGCGCGTCGTCGGCGCTGGGCGCGGCGATCTACCCGGCGGGGCCGGAGGCCACGAAGATGTGGCAGATCCGGGCCGACGGCGCGGGGCTGGCCGGGCGGACGCCGTCGGGCGAGCAGGCGTGGCCGGGCTGGGAGGATTCCGCGGTCCCGCCGGAGAAGCTGGGCGACTACCTGCGCGACCTGGATGCGCTGATGGCGCGCTACGGTGTCGACGGACTGCCGTACGGGCACTTCGGCGACGGGTGCGTGCACCTGCGCATCGACATCCCGCTGGAGACGTCGGGCTCGGTGCTGCGCACGTTCATGACGGACGCCGCGGAGCTGGTGGGCCGGTACGGCGGCTCCCTGTCGGGCGAGCACGGCGACGGCCGCGCCCGGTCGGAGCTGCTGCCGGTGATGTACTCGCCGGAGGCGATCGCCCTGATGGAGCAGGTCAAGGCGCTGTTCGACCCGGACGACGTCCTCAACCCGGGCGTGCTGGTGCGTCCCGCGGCCGTGGACGCGGACCTGCGGCGCCCGGCGGCGCACGCGGTGCCGTCGACGCTGCCGGTGGGGGAGCGCGGCCTGGTCGGTTCGGGCACGCTGCGGGGGATCTCGAAGAAGGCGGGGTACGCGGGCTTCAGCTTCGCGCACGACCACCACGACCTGACCACCGCGGTGCACCGGTGCGTCGGCGTGGGCAAGTGCCGCGCGGACAACCACGCGTCGGGCGGCTTCATGTGCCCGTCGTACCAGGCGACGAAGGACGAGAAGGACGTGACCCGCGGGCGGGCGCGCGTGCTCCAGGAGGCGGTCAACGGCACGCTCGTCGGCGGCCTGGCGGCGCCGGAGGTGCGGGAGTCGCTCGACCTGTGCCTGAGCTGCAAGGCGTGCTCGTCGGACTGCCCGGCAGGCGTCGACATGGCGCAGTACAAGTCGGAGGTGCTGCACCGTACGTATCGCGGGAAGCTGCGCCCGATGGACCACTACGCCCTCGGCTGGCTGCCCCGCTGGGCGCGGCTGGCGGGGGTCGCGCCGCGCACCCTGAACCGCGTGCTGTCGGTGGACTGGGTACGGCGTGCGGTGCTGTGGGCGGGCGGCATGGACACCCGCCGGAAGATGCCGCAGTTCGCGGAGATGCCGTTCCGGCGCTGGTGGAGCCTCGGGTACGCCACGCAGGGCGTGCCCGGGATGGCGTACCGCCAGGAGCCGGGCACGGTCCCGGGCCGGGGCCGGCCGAA contains:
- a CDS encoding FAD-binding and (Fe-S)-binding domain-containing protein, which codes for MTGTVDTTTRRRAEYSTDASNYRVVPEVVAYPTSTDDVLAALEVLRELKVPVTARGAGTSVAGNSIGPGAVLDFSQHLHTVHEVDPEARTAVVDPGVVMSSLQREAAPHGLRFGPDPSTQNRATLGGMIGNNACGPHAVAYGRTADNVVALDVVDGRGRRFTAGKGDATFAQVPGLADLVRANLALIRTEFGRFGRQVSGYSLEHLLPENGSNLARMLVGTEGTLVTLLGATLELVPVPKAPTLVVLGYADMPSAADDVPVLLRHDPLAIEGLDARLVDVVRRAKGADAVPALPEGAGWLMIEVGGTSPGEAREVAEMIVGASSALGAAIYPAGPEATKMWQIRADGAGLAGRTPSGEQAWPGWEDSAVPPEKLGDYLRDLDALMARYGVDGLPYGHFGDGCVHLRIDIPLETSGSVLRTFMTDAAELVGRYGGSLSGEHGDGRARSELLPVMYSPEAIALMEQVKALFDPDDVLNPGVLVRPAAVDADLRRPAAHAVPSTLPVGERGLVGSGTLRGISKKAGYAGFSFAHDHHDLTTAVHRCVGVGKCRADNHASGGFMCPSYQATKDEKDVTRGRARVLQEAVNGTLVGGLAAPEVRESLDLCLSCKACSSDCPAGVDMAQYKSEVLHRTYRGKLRPMDHYALGWLPRWARLAGVAPRTLNRVLSVDWVRRAVLWAGGMDTRRKMPQFAEMPFRRWWSLGYATQGVPGMAYRQEPGTVPGRGRPKVVLWTDSFSDALAPSVPQAALTVLDAAGYDVIVPDQQACCGLTWISTGQLDGARRRLADLLSVLGPYAVNGIPILGLEPSCTAVLRSDLQDLFPDDPRAAAVGRATRTLAELLTDPATAPAEDSGWSVPDLSDVTAVVQPHCHQHSVMGFAADRALLAGAGATVTELAGCCGLAGNFGMQKGHYDVSVAVAENALLPALRARGDDDEYIADGFSCRTQALQLEGVEGKALVEVLAERL